A single window of Salvia splendens isolate huo1 chromosome 8, SspV2, whole genome shotgun sequence DNA harbors:
- the LOC121745302 gene encoding pentatricopeptide repeat-containing protein At1g11900-like, whose translation MAVFLVKSVSKHILIRVSRVSSSSGLSNSVGNRVSLSTQISPEETTEEILNRILAAGEDSSSSSSREELCVGYIRKLCAAGNFTVTARIPRILRDKHIFIGPSVYNYILEVAEGKNDIDMLSHVFKDLLVSCGSVGLDSYLVVARGFRKQNSRDLLLDFIREVHEMDLPRMDIVLNRFIYALGKCGHPDGAMLVFEDMKSSRCRPDLVTYNTVLAIFGRLGRVDDMLRVFASMREIGLAPDIFTYNTILNSLRKMGRLDLCIVHFREMTERGIQPDLMTFKALIESLGRSGNIEEALKIFEEIKSRQIRPSIPIYHALIFSLKKMGKMELALKLSNEMNVLIRGSAVPRGS comes from the coding sequence ATGGCCGTGTTTTTGGTGAAAAGCGTTAGTAAACATATCCTAATTAGAGTATCTAGGGTTTCTTCATCATCTGGTTTGAGTAATTCAGTAGGAAATCGGGTATCGTTATCGACTCAAATTTCCCCTGAAGAAACAACTGAAGAGATCCTGAATCGAATACTTGCTGCTGGGGAGgactcttcctcttcttcttctagGGAAGAACTTTGTGTAGGTTATATAAGGAAGCTATGTGCAGCTGGAAATTTCACTGTTACAGCTAGGATACCACGAATTCTACGCGATAAGCATATTTTTATTGGCCCTAGTGTGTACAATTACATTCTAGAAGTTGCAGAGGGTAAAAATGATATTGATATGCTCTCTCATGTTTTCAAGGATCTTCTCGTTTCATGTGGTTCCGTGGGATTGGATTCGTATCTTGTTGTTGCTAGAGGTTTTCGAAAGCAAAATAGTCGTGATTTGTTATTGGATTTTATCAGGGAAGTACATGAAATGGATTTACCGAGGATGGATATAGTTTTGAATAGGTTTATTTATGCGTTGGGTAAATGTGGGCATCCTGATGGTGCCATGTTAGTATTTGAAGACATGAAGAGTTCGAGATGTAGACCAGACTTGGTTACATACAATACAGTTTTGGCAATCTTTGGTCGTTTGGGGCGAGTTGATGACATGCTGCGTGTATTTGCTTCTATGAGAGAAATTGGTCTTGCTCCAGATATTTTCACGTATAATACTATATTAAACAGTTTGCGCAAGATGGGAAGGTTAGATTTGTGCATTGTGCATTTCAGGGAAATGACTGAGAGAGGAATTCAACCAGATCTTATGACTTTTAAAGCTTTGATCGAGAGCTTAGGTAGATCCGGGAACATTGAGGAAGCGCTGAAAATATTCGAGGAGATAAAATCTAGGCAAATCCGTCCTTCAATTCCTATATACCATGCACTGATATTTAGTCTAAAGAAGATGGGAAAGATGGAGTTGGCATTAAAATTGTCGAATGAGATGAATGTTCTCATCCGAGGTTCTGCTGTTCCAAGAGGATCCTGA